One genomic region from Jiangella sp. DSM 45060 encodes:
- a CDS encoding amidohydrolase, translating into MAAHENIAVDPTLTDLYKDLHRHPELGFQEHRTAGIVAHRLQASGFDVTTGVAVTGTVGVLRNGSGPTALLRADMDALPVEEDTGLDYASTATTTDRSGTSVPVDHACGHDLHTTCLLGAAAALAADRASWTGTLLVVFQPAEELGEGAQAMVDDGLYDRFPTPDVVLGQHVAPLPAGKIAGHPGASYAGSDSLRVLLVGRGAHGSMPEASIDPVVMAAETVLRLQAVISREIPSTATAVLTVGSIHAGDAANVIPGEAELQLNIRSYDTGVRRRILDGIERVVRGEAATAGATDEPTITEIERFPVVVNDPAALGTTLDAFAKWLGPDNILDPGAGAGSEDVGILATSAGAPLSYWLLGGTDPSLFTTGDMSDPALLTVPSNHSPHYAPVIQPTLANGITALVTAVRTWLPPS; encoded by the coding sequence ATGGCCGCGCACGAGAACATCGCCGTCGATCCGACCCTCACGGACCTGTACAAGGACCTGCATCGGCATCCGGAGCTCGGCTTCCAGGAGCATCGCACCGCCGGGATCGTCGCGCATCGGCTACAGGCATCAGGGTTCGACGTGACGACCGGCGTCGCCGTGACCGGGACCGTCGGCGTGCTGAGGAACGGGTCCGGCCCGACGGCGCTGCTGCGTGCCGACATGGACGCTCTACCCGTCGAGGAGGACACCGGACTGGACTACGCCAGCACCGCGACGACGACCGACCGGAGCGGCACGAGCGTCCCGGTCGATCACGCGTGCGGCCACGACCTGCACACCACCTGCCTGCTGGGTGCCGCCGCCGCGCTGGCCGCCGACCGGGCGAGCTGGACCGGCACGTTGCTCGTGGTGTTCCAGCCGGCCGAGGAACTCGGCGAAGGGGCGCAGGCGATGGTCGACGACGGCCTGTACGACCGCTTCCCCACGCCTGATGTCGTCCTCGGCCAGCACGTGGCGCCGTTGCCGGCCGGCAAGATCGCGGGACATCCCGGCGCGTCCTACGCGGGATCGGACTCTCTGCGCGTGCTTCTGGTCGGCCGGGGCGCTCACGGGTCGATGCCGGAGGCCTCGATCGATCCGGTCGTGATGGCCGCCGAGACGGTCCTGCGGCTTCAGGCAGTGATCTCCCGTGAGATACCGAGCACGGCGACGGCCGTTCTCACCGTCGGCTCGATCCATGCCGGCGACGCGGCGAACGTGATCCCCGGCGAGGCCGAACTGCAGCTGAACATCCGCAGCTACGACACCGGCGTGCGCCGGCGCATCCTCGACGGCATCGAACGCGTCGTCCGGGGCGAGGCCGCGACCGCCGGCGCGACCGACGAACCCACGATCACCGAGATCGAACGGTTCCCGGTCGTCGTCAACGACCCCGCGGCTCTCGGCACGACACTGGACGCGTTCGCCAAGTGGCTCGGACCGGACAACATCCTCGACCCTGGCGCCGGGGCGGGCAGCGAGGACGTCGGAATCCTGGCGACGAGCGCCGGCGCGCCCTTGTCCTACTGGCTGCTCGGCGGCACGGACCCGTCGCTGTTCACGACCGGTGACATGAGCGACCCGGCGCTGCTCACCGTGCCGTCCAACCACTCACCCCACTACGCGCCGGTCATCCAGCCGACGCTCGCGAACGGGATCACCGCGCTGGTCACCGCCGTCCGCACCTGGCTGCCACCGTCGTAG